The genomic interval TTGAGGTAAACAATCAGAATTGTTTCAACTATGAATGACGTAAAAGCAACATAATTCAGGATGATATACGAAGTCATTTCCTTTCCCATGAAGCCCCCTTGCATTCATACATCTTCTCTGGAAGGAGGAGGGGGCGCGCCCCCTCCTCCTGGTGTGTCAGCGTCGATTTCTCGTTCTTTTGCCGATCCGTGCCAAGTCACTGCCGAGTTCGCGCATCTCTCCTGGAAGATTGTTGAAATCGTCGTATACGTCGAGGTATTTCTTGTTTGAGGCAATAGCATCTATTCCTGCTCTAGCCATCCCGCCAATCTGAGGAACCGTTCTCGCGATTTTGCTGGCTCTACCCATCGCGGTAGCAGTCAGAACATCCTCGGCGATTCTGCCCCCCGCATACACTGCAACCTTTCCCGCCATCTTGAAGCCCTTGGCCGCGCCTTCGTGCAGGTCTTCGTTGCCCGTGACCGTGTCCCAGGCGCGGCGGGCGGCCGTGCCGATGCCGTCGGCCGTGCGGTCAATGGCGGCAGCAACGCCAGGGGCCTGTCTGCGAGAGGAAGGGGCGGCAGGCGCGACGGACTGCGATGGTGCGGCGCTTTGCTTCTCGTGCAGGCGGCGGGCCTCGTGCGCGGCGGCGCCGGGGGCGCGGGCCAGGGCGGAGCCAGCCGCCGAAGCGGCGGTCGGTTGGGCGCGCGGCGGCAGGCCCAGGGCCTCGCGAAAGAGGGCGTCGCTCTCCGGCTTGACCTTGCCTTGGTCGTAGAGGCGCTGCAGCGTGCCACGGTTGCCGAAGGTCACGCCCATCGCGTCTTCGGTGGAATATTCTTCGTCCTTCAGGTGCTCCATGAGCAGATGGCCGTCCGGCACGTGCTCTCGCCGCACCTGCTCGAACGCTTCGCGGATGAAGTCGCCGGTGCTCATGGCCTGCCCGCTGCCGTGGCGTCTCCTGCCGTGCGCGGCGTCCGTGCCGTTCCGATTCGAGGTAAACATGGCGCCCTCTCCTTTTTCAGGTTTGTCGATACCGGTCAACACCGTGTTGACCGGCGGATGCCCGGATGCGGTGCGGCACGCCGCTGATACACCGTATTCTCTGAAATAGAACATTGTTGGCTCTTGCTCGCCCCAAAAGGCGTTTGCACTTATATTCTCTGCGCAACGAGTAGTCAACAGAATGGTTCTGTCGTATAGAATTTTGGAGCCGGGGCGGTATCAAGGGCTCACCGCCGTACCTGCACGACGGAAGGCTCCTGACCCTTGAGGACACCGTGGAGTTCTTCAACCTGATGATGGAGACGAAGCTCACGGAGCAGGAGAAGGCCGATCTGGCGGCTTTCATGCGCCAGCAGATGCCTCGACAAGGCGAAGCGCGTTTGTCGCGCGCCGTGCGCGGGGGGCTTCGGGCTTATTCGCAGTGCGCGAGGAGGACGTCCTCGCAGCGCGAGAGGGTGATGAGCGTGATTTCGGACGGCACGCCGAGCCGCACCGGAAAGCCCGCCCAGAGCCCCGTGCCGTTGGAGACGTGCAGTCGCATGGTCTCGACGGTGTAATACCCGCTGACGTAGCCGCCGTGGAACCGCGCCGAGATGGATTGCAAGGGCAGGATCTGCCCGCCGTGCGTGTGGCCGGAAAGCTGCAGGTCGATGTCGTGGATCGGCGCGTCCTTGGCGTCATACGGCTGGTGCGCGAGCAAAAGCCTGAATCCGTCCGCGTCTTTTCGCGGCGCGCCATCGAGCGCCTTGTCCAGGTCAGGGGCCTCGCCCTGCCAACTGCCGAGCCCGAAGCGGTCCGCCAACCCGGCCACGGTCATGCGCGCGTCGTCAACGTCGATGACCGTATGGCGATTGTAGAGCACGTTCAGCCCGAGCCGCTCGAAGATTTCCAGCCACAGGTCCACGCCGTGGATGTATTCGTGGTTGCCCGCCACCACGTGGACGCCGTAAGGCGCGGCAAGGCGTGCGAGCGGCTCTACGTCGCCGCGCACGACGGCGGGCGGGGCGTCGATCACGTCGCCCGAGAGGGCGATCAGATCCGGCCGCGCGGCCAGCGTGCGATCGACCACCTGATCGACCCATTCGCGCCCGAAGAGCGGGCCGATGTGCAGGTCGGCCAAGTGCGCGATGCGAAATCCCTCAAGCGCGGGCGGCAGGTTGGGAAACCGAAGCGTGACTTCCACCACCGGCGGCACGCGCACGGCCTGATGCACGCCAACGGCGGCGAGCGCGAGACTGGCCGCGAGCAGCACGGCGCAACGCGCAAGGGACGGCAGCCTGACGCCCGCGATGCGCAGGATGAGCCCCGCGATGTCCGTGGCCAGCGCCAGGGCGAAGGCCAGGACGACCGCGGCGTGCAGCCAGGCCGCGACGAGGAAGACGCCGTCCGGCAGAACCAGTCCGAACTGGCGCTGCACGATGAACCTGTTGGCCACGAGCACCACGGCCGCGCAGACGAGCAGCCGCTTGCCCAGGCTGATCGGCAGCGGCACGATCAGCCGCAGGCACACGTACAGCGCCAGGGAACTCATGACGGCTGTGAAAATGGGTATGAACATCTACACCGCCTTCGGATCGCCTGCCAGTCACGTCATGATCGGCGAGTGCGCCGGAGCGGGGAGCGGGCGGGGTCGCCGTTCGGCTTGCCCAGGCGTTTTCGCAGGACCGGTCAATATCTGACGCGCGGTTGGCGCGCGTCAAGGGCAGGATAACCCCGCTCCCTGCGGGAAGGGCGCGGCGTCCACGTCGGATGCCGCGCCCTGAATGGTCTTTATGCCGCGCGGGGGGGACCGTGTCTAGCAGGCGCCACGGCCGTTGTAGGACACGGAAATGATCTCATACTGGATGCGGCCGCGCGGGGCGTCCACGACGATTTCGTCGCCTTCCTCCTTGCCCAGCATGGCGCGGGCCACAGGCGAGAGCACGGAGATGGAACCCTTGGACGGGTTGGCCTCGTCCGGGCCGAGCAGGGTGTATATCTTCACCTCGCCGGAGTCCGAGTCCTCGATCTCCACCGTGGCTCCGAACATGATCTTGTCGCCCGAGAGCGTCTTCAGGTCGATGATCTCG from Alkalidesulfovibrio alkalitolerans DSM 16529 carries:
- a CDS encoding metallophosphoesterase, which gives rise to MFIPIFTAVMSSLALYVCLRLIVPLPISLGKRLLVCAAVVLVANRFIVQRQFGLVLPDGVFLVAAWLHAAVVLAFALALATDIAGLILRIAGVRLPSLARCAVLLAASLALAAVGVHQAVRVPPVVEVTLRFPNLPPALEGFRIAHLADLHIGPLFGREWVDQVVDRTLAARPDLIALSGDVIDAPPAVVRGDVEPLARLAAPYGVHVVAGNHEYIHGVDLWLEIFERLGLNVLYNRHTVIDVDDARMTVAGLADRFGLGSWQGEAPDLDKALDGAPRKDADGFRLLLAHQPYDAKDAPIHDIDLQLSGHTHGGQILPLQSISARFHGGYVSGYYTVETMRLHVSNGTGLWAGFPVRLGVPSEITLITLSRCEDVLLAHCE
- the greA gene encoding transcription elongation factor GreA is translated as MDRIPITPEGFRQLEEELAKLKKERPEVIQAIKEAREEGDLKENAGYDAARERQGMLEARINYIESRMARFEIIDLKTLSGDKIMFGATVEIEDSDSGEVKIYTLLGPDEANPSKGSISVLSPVARAMLGKEEGDEIVVDAPRGRIQYEIISVSYNGRGAC